From a region of the Bacteroidota bacterium genome:
- a CDS encoding competence/damage-inducible protein A — translation MDTGIIVIGNEVLSGETLDTNSQFLGKELNLIGLSVKKKISIPDERECIFNSINEIFKVVDTVIVSGGLGPTNDDITKKTLTEYFNTKLRFDEKVFEDVKNILKHRIKKITKYHKDQALIPEKAIALTNKYGTAPGLLFEENGKILISLPGIPFELKALMTNEVVPFLKTKIKNVALINKNIRTIAISESRIAEIIKDIEDNLETNLSMAYLPSLAQVKIRLTAKGENYFLLEKQINNVIEKIKQRIGEYIFGYDEITIPEAIGKLLLEKNAMLGVAESCTGGNISHQITLIPGSSQYFKGAVIAYSNEVKMSKLSVPKKTLIDYGAVSQQTAEAMAQGIIENLNTDFSIATTGIAGPDGGTDDKAVGTVWIAVASKNIVVSKKIFHAKGRLQNIQYSTIIALDMLRRLMRGEGR, via the coding sequence ATGGATACAGGAATTATTGTCATAGGAAATGAAGTATTGAGTGGAGAGACATTAGATACGAATTCGCAGTTTTTGGGAAAGGAATTAAATTTAATTGGGCTGAGCGTTAAAAAGAAAATAAGCATTCCTGATGAACGTGAGTGTATTTTTAATTCTATAAATGAAATTTTTAAAGTTGTTGATACTGTTATTGTTTCGGGTGGACTTGGACCAACAAATGATGATATTACCAAAAAAACTCTAACTGAATATTTTAATACGAAATTAAGATTTGATGAAAAGGTTTTTGAAGATGTAAAAAATATATTGAAACACAGAATTAAAAAAATCACAAAATATCATAAAGACCAAGCGTTAATTCCTGAAAAGGCTATTGCTTTAACAAATAAATATGGCACAGCACCCGGATTACTATTTGAAGAAAATGGAAAAATTTTAATTTCTTTACCGGGAATACCCTTTGAATTAAAAGCTTTAATGACAAATGAAGTTGTTCCATTTTTAAAAACAAAGATAAAAAATGTTGCTTTGATAAATAAAAATATCAGAACAATTGCTATCTCGGAATCACGTATTGCTGAAATAATAAAAGATATTGAAGATAATTTGGAAACAAATTTATCAATGGCTTATTTGCCTTCACTTGCTCAGGTAAAAATAAGACTTACTGCAAAAGGAGAAAATTATTTTTTGTTGGAAAAACAAATTAATAATGTAATAGAAAAAATTAAACAGAGGATTGGAGAGTATATTTTTGGATATGATGAAATAACTATTCCTGAGGCAATTGGGAAATTACTTTTAGAAAAAAATGCAATGTTAGGAGTTGCAGAAAGTTGTACAGGAGGGAACATTTCTCATCAAATAACATTAATACCCGGAAGTTCTCAATATTTTAAAGGAGCTGTAATCGCATATTCAAATGAAGTGAAAATGAGCAAATTATCAGTTCCTAAAAAAACCTTAATTGATTACGGTGCAGTAAGTCAGCAAACGGCAGAGGCAATGGCTCAAGGAATAATAGAAAATTTGAATACTGATTTTTCAATAGCAACCACCGGAATTGCAGGACCCGATGGAGGAACTGATGATAAAGCTGTTGGTACGGTTTGGATTGCTGTTGCATCAAAAAATATAGTTGTTTCAAAAAAAATATTCCACGCTAAAGGAAGGTTGCAGAATATTCAGTATTCAACAATTATAGCTCTTGATATGCTGAGGAGGTTGATGAGAGGTGAGGGGAGGTGA